A single region of the Salvelinus sp. IW2-2015 linkage group LG20, ASM291031v2, whole genome shotgun sequence genome encodes:
- the LOC111980413 gene encoding serrate RNA effector molecule homolog isoform X3 produces MADSDDEYDRRRRDKFRRERSDNYDRSREREDRRRDDWNDRRPSAREWDRGRERRSRGEYRDYERGRRERFSPPRHDMSPQQKRMRRDWDDHGGDPYHGGYDLGYGGGGGPSYAPPQPWGHPDLHLMQPHHGIPIQARLGNIHDMDLGPPPPVMKSFKEFLLSLDDSVDETEAVKRYNEYKIDFRRQQMQDFFLAHKDEEWFRSKYHPDEAGQRKAESHSALQNRLNVYMFLMENGWFDTVSLDIEKAQAIMKVLDAAVIKMEGGTDYDLRILELPSEEEEERGRADRAAAGGPGTEPHKKEEPKDMDNDGKPPADKEKGENXACSMEKGANGGGEAAEGGSEGEEKEEEGEKEMKSKEVVPEPKKLSKKRKRKHSGDSEDEASASESDSDSDSNSHHSSDKPAEREEGEEKEDEGEEGEDKDEEEEEECEADRKKIKDEKPKEREKEEKKPKEDQPPRPRPLHRTCSLFMRSIAPTISKAEIIALCRRYPGFMRVCLSEPQPERRFFRRCWVTFDRSVNIKETCWNLQNIRLRDCELAPGVNRDLARRVRNINGITQHKQVLRNDIKLSAKLIHSLDHRGRLWSHKSRGEAVSAVEVAAQNPILKNITDYLIEEVSAEEEELLGSVGGADAEEGTKEGYPAEITVERDDKLVKVLDRLLLYLRIVHSIDYYNNCEYPSEDEMPNRCGMIHVRGPIPPNRIAHGEVLEWQKTFEERLSPLFSVKEKLSEEEAGKMGRKDPEQEVEKFVLANTQELGKDKWLCPLSGKKFKGPEFVRKHILNKHGDKIEEVKREVVFFNNFLMDAKRPSLPEMKPPPPLGPGQGVLSQGMPFPPQGLMGFGPGQPRPPVMGYGGGPPYPPNQYGGGRGNYDNFRGQAGGYPGKPRNNRMSRGDPRNIIEYRDLDAPDDIDFF; encoded by the exons ATGGCAGACAGTGATGATGAATATGATCGCAGAAGGAGAGACAAGTTCCGTCGTGAGAGGAGCGACAACTATGACCGctcccgagagagagaggacaggcgtAGGGATGACTGGAATGACAGG CGCCCATCTGCCAGGGAGTGGGACAGGGGCAGGGAGCGTCGTAGCCGGGGGGAGTATCGGGACTACGAGAGGGGTCGAAGGGAGAGGTTCTCCCCACCCAGGCACGACATGAGTCCCCAACAAAAACGCATGAGGAGAGACTG GGATGACCATGGCGGAGATCCCTACCATGGGGGGTATGACTTGGGCTATGGTGGTGGCGGAGGCCCCAGCTACGCTCCTCCACAGCCCTGGGGCCACCCTGACCTGCACCTCATGCAGCCTCACCATGGCATCCCCATCCAGGCAAG GCTAGGTAACATCCATGATATGGACCTGGGCCCACCGCCTCCAGTGATGAAGAGCTTTAAGGAGTTCCTGCTGTCCCTGGATGACTCtgtggatgagactgaggcagttAAGCGTTATAATGAGTACAAGATAGACTTCCGACGGCAGCAGATGCAGGACTTCTTCCTTGCTCACAAAGATGAAGAGTG GTTCCGATCCAAGTACCACCCGGATGAGGCGGGCCAGCGGAAGGCGGAGTCCCACAGTGCCCTGCAGAACCGGCTGAATGTCTACATGTTCCTAATGGAGAACGGCTGGTTCGACACAGTCTCCCTGGACATAGAGAAGGCACAGGCTATCATGAAGGTCTTGGATGCAG CTGTgataaagatggagggagggacagattATGACCTGCGCATCCTGGAGCTTCcgtctgaggaggaagaggaaagagggagagctgACAGGGCGGCAGCTGGTGGTCCGGGAACTGAGCCCCACAAAAAAGAGGAGCCTAAGGATATGGACAATGACGGCAAACCCCCAGCTGACAAAGAGAAG GGGGAGAATGYTGCCTGCAGCATGGAGAAAGGTGCAAACGGTGGTGGTGAGGCAGCagaaggagggagtgagggagaagagaaagaggaggaaggagaaaaagagatgaAAAGCAAAGAGGTTGTGCCTGAGCCTAAGAAG CTGAgtaagaagaggaagaggaagcacAGTGgagacagtgaagatgaggctaGTGCCTCTGAGAGTGACTCAGACTCGGACTCCAACTCCCATCATTCCTCTGATAAACCTGccgagagggaggagggtgaggaaaagGAGGATGAgggtgaggaaggggaggacaaggatgaagaggaggaagaagagtgtGAAG CTGACAGAAAAAAAATCAAAGACGAGAAACCAAAGGaaagggagaaggaagagaagaaacCCAAGGAGGACCAGCCCCCGAGACCCCGGCCTCTCCACAGGACCTGCTCTCTATTCATGAGGAGCATCGCCCCCACCATCTCCAAGGCAGAGATCATAGCT CTGTGTCGGAGATATCCTGGGTTCATGCGAGTGTGTTTGTCTGAGCCCCAACCAGAGCGCAG GTTCTTCCGTCGCTGCTGGGTGACGTTTGACCGTAGTGTCAACATCAAGGAGACCTGCTGGAACCTCCAGAACATCAGA CTGCGTGACTGTGAGCTGGCTCCGGGGGTAAACAGAGACCTGGCCCGGAGGGTCCGCAACATCAATGGTATCACTCAGCACAAACAGGTGCTACGAAACGACATCAAGCTGTCAGCCAAACTCATCCACTCCCTGGACCACAGAGGCAGGCTGTGGAGCCACAAGTCCCGTGGAGAGGCAGTGTCTGCTGTGGAG GTGGCGGCTCAGAACCCCATCCTGAAGAACATCACTGACTACCTGATAGAGGAGGTGAGCGCTGAGGAGGAGGAGCTTCTGGGCAGTGTGGGTGGAGCTGACGCAGAGGAGGGCACCAAGGAGGGCTACCCAGCCGAGATCACTGTGGAAAGGGACGACAAGCTGGTCAAG GTGTTGGACCGTCTTCTCTTGTACCTGCGTATTGTCCATTCCATCGACTACTACAACAACTGCGAGTACCCCAGCGAGGATGAGATGCCCAACCGTTGTGGCATGATCCATGTCCGTGGGCCCATCCCTCCCAATCGCATCGCACACGGGGAAG TGTTGGAGTGGCAGAAGACATTTGAGGAGAGGCTGAGCCCCCTGTTCAGTGTGAAGGAGAAGCTATCGGAGGAGGAGGCAGGAAAAATGGGCCGGAAGGACCCGGAGCAGGAGGTGGAGAAGTTTGTGTTGGCCAACACCCAGGAGCTGGGCAAGGACAAGTGGCTCTGCCCCCTCAGTGGCAAGAAGTTCAAG GGCCCAGAGTTTGTGCGCAAGCACATCCTGAACAAACACGGGGACAAGATTGAGGAGGTGAAAAGGGAGGTGGTGTTTTTCAACAACTTTCTCATGGATGCCAAGCGACCTTCCCTCCCAGAGATGAAGCCCCCTCCTCCGCTCGGCCCAGGACAAG GAGTTCTCTCTCAAGGCATGCCCTTCCCTCCCCAAGGCCTCATGGGCTTCGGGCCCGGTCAGCCTCGTCCTCCTGTCATGGGTTACGGAG GTGGACCTCCTTACCCACCAAACCAGTACGGAGGCGGCCGGGGTAACTATGACAACTTTCGTGGACAGGCTGGTGGCTACCCTGGTAAACCCCGCAACAACAG AATGTCCCGGGGAGATCCACGCAACATCATTGAATACCGTGACCTCGATGCACCTGATGACATCGACTTCTTCTAG
- the LOC111980413 gene encoding serrate RNA effector molecule homolog isoform X4, which produces MADSDDEYDRRRRDKFRRERSDNYDRSREREDRRRDDWNDRRPSAREWDRGRERRSRGEYRDYERGRRERFSPPRHDMSPQQKRMRRDWDDHGGDPYHGGYDLGYGGGGGPSYAPPQPWGHPDLHLMQPHHGIPIQARLGNIHDMDLGPPPPVMKSFKEFLLSLDDSVDETEAVKRYNEYKIDFRRQQMQDFFLAHKDEEWFRSKYHPDEAGQRKAESHSALQNRLNVYMFLMENGWFDTVSLDIEKAQAIMKVLDAAVIKMEGGTDYDLRILELPSEEEEERGRADRAAAGGPGTEPHKKEEPKDMDNDGKPPADKEKGENXACSMEKGANGGGEAAEGGSEGEEKEEEGEKEMKSKEVVPEPKKLSKKRKRKHSGDSEDEASASESDSDSDSNSHHSSDKPAEREEGEEKEDEGEEGEDKDEEEEEECEADRKKIKDEKPKEREKEEKKPKEDQPPRPRPLHRTCSLFMRSIAPTISKAEIIALCRRYPGFMRVCLSEPQPERRFFRRCWVTFDRSVNIKETCWNLQNIRLRDCELAPGVNRDLARRVRNINGITQHKQVLRNDIKLSAKLIHSLDHRGRLWSHKSRGEAVSAVEVAAQNPILKNITDYLIEEVSAEEEELLGSVGGADAEEGTKEGYPAEITVERDDKLVKVLDRLLLYLRIVHSIDYYNNCEYPSEDEMPNRCGMIHVRGPIPPNRIAHGEVLEWQKTFEERLSPLFSVKEKLSEEEAGKMGRKDPEQEVEKFVLANTQELGKDKWLCPLSGKKFKGPEFVRKHILNKHGDKIEEVKREVVFFNNFLMDAKRPSLPEMKPPPPLGPGQGVLSQGMPFPPQGLMGFGPGQPRPPVMGYGGGPPYPPNQYGGGRGNYDNFRGQAGGYPGKPRNNR; this is translated from the exons ATGGCAGACAGTGATGATGAATATGATCGCAGAAGGAGAGACAAGTTCCGTCGTGAGAGGAGCGACAACTATGACCGctcccgagagagagaggacaggcgtAGGGATGACTGGAATGACAGG CGCCCATCTGCCAGGGAGTGGGACAGGGGCAGGGAGCGTCGTAGCCGGGGGGAGTATCGGGACTACGAGAGGGGTCGAAGGGAGAGGTTCTCCCCACCCAGGCACGACATGAGTCCCCAACAAAAACGCATGAGGAGAGACTG GGATGACCATGGCGGAGATCCCTACCATGGGGGGTATGACTTGGGCTATGGTGGTGGCGGAGGCCCCAGCTACGCTCCTCCACAGCCCTGGGGCCACCCTGACCTGCACCTCATGCAGCCTCACCATGGCATCCCCATCCAGGCAAG GCTAGGTAACATCCATGATATGGACCTGGGCCCACCGCCTCCAGTGATGAAGAGCTTTAAGGAGTTCCTGCTGTCCCTGGATGACTCtgtggatgagactgaggcagttAAGCGTTATAATGAGTACAAGATAGACTTCCGACGGCAGCAGATGCAGGACTTCTTCCTTGCTCACAAAGATGAAGAGTG GTTCCGATCCAAGTACCACCCGGATGAGGCGGGCCAGCGGAAGGCGGAGTCCCACAGTGCCCTGCAGAACCGGCTGAATGTCTACATGTTCCTAATGGAGAACGGCTGGTTCGACACAGTCTCCCTGGACATAGAGAAGGCACAGGCTATCATGAAGGTCTTGGATGCAG CTGTgataaagatggagggagggacagattATGACCTGCGCATCCTGGAGCTTCcgtctgaggaggaagaggaaagagggagagctgACAGGGCGGCAGCTGGTGGTCCGGGAACTGAGCCCCACAAAAAAGAGGAGCCTAAGGATATGGACAATGACGGCAAACCCCCAGCTGACAAAGAGAAG GGGGAGAATGYTGCCTGCAGCATGGAGAAAGGTGCAAACGGTGGTGGTGAGGCAGCagaaggagggagtgagggagaagagaaagaggaggaaggagaaaaagagatgaAAAGCAAAGAGGTTGTGCCTGAGCCTAAGAAG CTGAgtaagaagaggaagaggaagcacAGTGgagacagtgaagatgaggctaGTGCCTCTGAGAGTGACTCAGACTCGGACTCCAACTCCCATCATTCCTCTGATAAACCTGccgagagggaggagggtgaggaaaagGAGGATGAgggtgaggaaggggaggacaaggatgaagaggaggaagaagagtgtGAAG CTGACAGAAAAAAAATCAAAGACGAGAAACCAAAGGaaagggagaaggaagagaagaaacCCAAGGAGGACCAGCCCCCGAGACCCCGGCCTCTCCACAGGACCTGCTCTCTATTCATGAGGAGCATCGCCCCCACCATCTCCAAGGCAGAGATCATAGCT CTGTGTCGGAGATATCCTGGGTTCATGCGAGTGTGTTTGTCTGAGCCCCAACCAGAGCGCAG GTTCTTCCGTCGCTGCTGGGTGACGTTTGACCGTAGTGTCAACATCAAGGAGACCTGCTGGAACCTCCAGAACATCAGA CTGCGTGACTGTGAGCTGGCTCCGGGGGTAAACAGAGACCTGGCCCGGAGGGTCCGCAACATCAATGGTATCACTCAGCACAAACAGGTGCTACGAAACGACATCAAGCTGTCAGCCAAACTCATCCACTCCCTGGACCACAGAGGCAGGCTGTGGAGCCACAAGTCCCGTGGAGAGGCAGTGTCTGCTGTGGAG GTGGCGGCTCAGAACCCCATCCTGAAGAACATCACTGACTACCTGATAGAGGAGGTGAGCGCTGAGGAGGAGGAGCTTCTGGGCAGTGTGGGTGGAGCTGACGCAGAGGAGGGCACCAAGGAGGGCTACCCAGCCGAGATCACTGTGGAAAGGGACGACAAGCTGGTCAAG GTGTTGGACCGTCTTCTCTTGTACCTGCGTATTGTCCATTCCATCGACTACTACAACAACTGCGAGTACCCCAGCGAGGATGAGATGCCCAACCGTTGTGGCATGATCCATGTCCGTGGGCCCATCCCTCCCAATCGCATCGCACACGGGGAAG TGTTGGAGTGGCAGAAGACATTTGAGGAGAGGCTGAGCCCCCTGTTCAGTGTGAAGGAGAAGCTATCGGAGGAGGAGGCAGGAAAAATGGGCCGGAAGGACCCGGAGCAGGAGGTGGAGAAGTTTGTGTTGGCCAACACCCAGGAGCTGGGCAAGGACAAGTGGCTCTGCCCCCTCAGTGGCAAGAAGTTCAAG GGCCCAGAGTTTGTGCGCAAGCACATCCTGAACAAACACGGGGACAAGATTGAGGAGGTGAAAAGGGAGGTGGTGTTTTTCAACAACTTTCTCATGGATGCCAAGCGACCTTCCCTCCCAGAGATGAAGCCCCCTCCTCCGCTCGGCCCAGGACAAG GAGTTCTCTCTCAAGGCATGCCCTTCCCTCCCCAAGGCCTCATGGGCTTCGGGCCCGGTCAGCCTCGTCCTCCTGTCATGGGTTACGGAG GTGGACCTCCTTACCCACCAAACCAGTACGGAGGCGGCCGGGGTAACTATGACAACTTTCGTGGACAGGCTGGTGGCTACCCTGGTAAACCCCGCAACAACAGGTGA